In the Mauremys mutica isolate MM-2020 ecotype Southern chromosome 13, ASM2049712v1, whole genome shotgun sequence genome, one interval contains:
- the METTL3 gene encoding N6-adenosine-methyltransferase catalytic subunit isoform X2, which yields MMGAVAERKCPAEPGSAGGQKRWAEQDAGGAVPSPAGATPSALTTSELGKEPAKKSRKQASDLDLEIESLLSQQSTKEQQSKKVSQEILELLNTTTAKEQSIVEKFRSRGRAQVQEFCDYGTKEECMKATDAERPCRKLHFRRIINKHTDESLGDCSFLNTCFHMDTCKYVHYEIDACADLDAPGGRDHNAGQELALPQAVGGDPSIDRLFPPQWICCDIRYLDVSILGKFAVVMADPPWDIHMELPYGTLTDDEMRRLNIPVLQDEGFLFLWVTGRAMELGRECLNLWGYERVDEIIWVKTNQLQRIIRTGRTGHWLNHGKEHCLVGVKGNPQGFNRGLDCDVIVAEVRSTSHKPDEIYGMIERLSPGTRKIELFGRPHNVQPNWITLGNQLDGIHLLDPDVVAQFKQRYPDGIISKPKNM from the exons ATGATGGGCGCTGTGGCTGAGCGGAAgtgccctgctgagccaggcagcGCTGGGGGCCAGAAGCGCTGGGCGGAGCAGGATGCTGGGGGTGCTGTTCCTTCCCCAGCCGGTGCCACCCCCTCTGCCTTGACCACCTCGGAGCTGGGCAAGGAACCGGCCAAGAAGTCTCGGAAGCAGGCGTCAGACCTGGACCTGGAGATTGAGAGCCTGCTGAGCCAGCAGTCCACCAAGGAGCAGCAGAGCAAGAAG GTGAGCCAGGAGATCTTGGAGCTGCTGAACACAACCACGGCCAAGGAGCAGTCAATCGTGGAGAAGTTTCGCTCGCGGGGCCGCGCCCAAGTACAGGAGTTCTGTGACTATGGCACCAAGGAGGAGTGTATGAAAGCCACAGACGCTGAGCGGCCCTGCCGCAAACTGCACTTCAG GCGCATCATTAACAAGCACACGGATGAGTCTTTGGGCGACTGCTCCTTCCTCAACACCTGCTTCCACATGGACACCTGCAAATACGTTCACTACGAGATTGATGCCTGCGCCGACCTGGATGCCCCCGGGGGGCGTGACCACAATGCTggccaggagctggcactgccccAGGCGGTGGGTGGGGACCCCAGCATCGACCGCCTCTTCCCCCCGCAG TGGATCTGCTGCGACATCCGCTACCTGGATGTCAGCATCCTGGGCAAGTTCGCGGTGGTCATGGCCGACCCGCCCTGGGACATCCACATGGAGCTACCCTATGGCACCCTGACCGATGACGAGATGCGACGCCTCAACATCCCTGTGCTGCAGGACGAAGGGTTCCTCTTCCTCTGGGTCACTGGCCG GGCCATGGAGCTGGGACGCGAGTGTCTCAACCTCTGGGG gtaCGAGCGGGTGGATGAGATCATCTGGGTGAAAACCAACCAGCTCCAGCGAATCATCCGCACGGGGCGGACAGGGCACTGGCTGAACCACGGCAAGGAGCACTGCCTG GTGGGGGTCAAGGGGAACCCCCAGGGCTTCAACCGGGGTCTGGACTGTGATGTCATCGTAGCTGAG GTCCGCTCCACCAGCCACAAGCCGGACGAGATCTACGGCATGATCGAGCGCCTCTCTCCCGGCACCCGCAAGATCGAGCTCTTCGGCCGCCCGCATAATGTGCAGCCCAACtg GATCACACTGGGCAACCAGCTGGACGGCATCCACCTGCTGGACCCTGACGTGGTGGCCCAGTTCAAGCAGCGCTACCCAGATGGGATCATCTCCAAGCCCAAGAACATGTAG
- the METTL3 gene encoding N6-adenosine-methyltransferase catalytic subunit isoform X1 yields the protein MSDTWSSIQAHKKQLDSLRERLQRRRKQDPLDLRNPELASPFRSDSPVTAAPTPSSAARELATDPELEKKLLHHLSDLGLALPTDALSICLAISTPEAPVTQRSVESLLQKFAAQELIEVRRGLLQDDEEQPTLVTYADHSKLSAMMGAVAERKCPAEPGSAGGQKRWAEQDAGGAVPSPAGATPSALTTSELGKEPAKKSRKQASDLDLEIESLLSQQSTKEQQSKKVSQEILELLNTTTAKEQSIVEKFRSRGRAQVQEFCDYGTKEECMKATDAERPCRKLHFRRIINKHTDESLGDCSFLNTCFHMDTCKYVHYEIDACADLDAPGGRDHNAGQELALPQAVGGDPSIDRLFPPQWICCDIRYLDVSILGKFAVVMADPPWDIHMELPYGTLTDDEMRRLNIPVLQDEGFLFLWVTGRAMELGRECLNLWGYERVDEIIWVKTNQLQRIIRTGRTGHWLNHGKEHCLVGVKGNPQGFNRGLDCDVIVAEVRSTSHKPDEIYGMIERLSPGTRKIELFGRPHNVQPNWITLGNQLDGIHLLDPDVVAQFKQRYPDGIISKPKNM from the exons ACCTCAGGAACCCAGAGCTGGCATCACCTTTCCGCAGTGACAGCCCAGTGACCGCAGCCCCCACACCCAGCAGCGCAGCTAGAGAGCTGGCCACTGACCCCGAGCTGGAGAAGAAGCTGCTGCATCACCTCTCGGACCTGGGGCTGGCGCTGCCCACCGATGCCCTCTCCATCTGCCTGGCCATCTCCACG CCGGAGGCCCCCGTCACCCAGCGCAGCGTGGAAAGCCTGCTGCAGAAGTTTGCAGCTCAGGAGCTGATTGAGGTGCGCCGGGGGCTGCTGCAGGATGACGAGGAGCAGCCCACCCTGGTCACCTATGCTGACCACTCCAAGCTCTCTGCCATGATGGGCGCTGTGGCTGAGCGGAAgtgccctgctgagccaggcagcGCTGGGGGCCAGAAGCGCTGGGCGGAGCAGGATGCTGGGGGTGCTGTTCCTTCCCCAGCCGGTGCCACCCCCTCTGCCTTGACCACCTCGGAGCTGGGCAAGGAACCGGCCAAGAAGTCTCGGAAGCAGGCGTCAGACCTGGACCTGGAGATTGAGAGCCTGCTGAGCCAGCAGTCCACCAAGGAGCAGCAGAGCAAGAAG GTGAGCCAGGAGATCTTGGAGCTGCTGAACACAACCACGGCCAAGGAGCAGTCAATCGTGGAGAAGTTTCGCTCGCGGGGCCGCGCCCAAGTACAGGAGTTCTGTGACTATGGCACCAAGGAGGAGTGTATGAAAGCCACAGACGCTGAGCGGCCCTGCCGCAAACTGCACTTCAG GCGCATCATTAACAAGCACACGGATGAGTCTTTGGGCGACTGCTCCTTCCTCAACACCTGCTTCCACATGGACACCTGCAAATACGTTCACTACGAGATTGATGCCTGCGCCGACCTGGATGCCCCCGGGGGGCGTGACCACAATGCTggccaggagctggcactgccccAGGCGGTGGGTGGGGACCCCAGCATCGACCGCCTCTTCCCCCCGCAG TGGATCTGCTGCGACATCCGCTACCTGGATGTCAGCATCCTGGGCAAGTTCGCGGTGGTCATGGCCGACCCGCCCTGGGACATCCACATGGAGCTACCCTATGGCACCCTGACCGATGACGAGATGCGACGCCTCAACATCCCTGTGCTGCAGGACGAAGGGTTCCTCTTCCTCTGGGTCACTGGCCG GGCCATGGAGCTGGGACGCGAGTGTCTCAACCTCTGGGG gtaCGAGCGGGTGGATGAGATCATCTGGGTGAAAACCAACCAGCTCCAGCGAATCATCCGCACGGGGCGGACAGGGCACTGGCTGAACCACGGCAAGGAGCACTGCCTG GTGGGGGTCAAGGGGAACCCCCAGGGCTTCAACCGGGGTCTGGACTGTGATGTCATCGTAGCTGAG GTCCGCTCCACCAGCCACAAGCCGGACGAGATCTACGGCATGATCGAGCGCCTCTCTCCCGGCACCCGCAAGATCGAGCTCTTCGGCCGCCCGCATAATGTGCAGCCCAACtg GATCACACTGGGCAACCAGCTGGACGGCATCCACCTGCTGGACCCTGACGTGGTGGCCCAGTTCAAGCAGCGCTACCCAGATGGGATCATCTCCAAGCCCAAGAACATGTAG
- the RAB2B gene encoding ras-related protein Rab-2B isoform X2: MAPEVEMVLGVGKSCLLLQFTDKRFQPVHDLTIGVEFGARMINIDSKQIKLQIWDTAGQESFRSITRSYYRGAAGALLVYDITRRETFNHLTSWLEDARQHSSSNMVIMLIGNKSDLESRRDVQKAEGEAFAREHGLVFMETSAKTSTNVEEAFIDTAKEIYRKIQQGLFDVNNEANGIKIGPQQPSGAAPGAGSRHSPQGSGDSSGCC, translated from the exons ATGGCGCCGGAAGTAGAAATGGTACTGG GTGTCGGGAAATCCTGTCTCCTGCTGCAGTTCACCGACAAGCGCTTCCAGCCCGTTCACGACCTGACCATCG GTGTGGAGTTCGGAGCTCGGATGATCAACATTGACAGCAAACAGATCAAGCTGCAGATCTGGGACACA GCTGGGCAGGAGTCTTTCCGTTCCATCACCCGCTCCTACTACCGTGGTGCAGCTGGAGCACTGCTGGTCTATGACATCACCAG GCGGGAGACCTTTAACCACCTGACCTCGTGGCTGGAGGACGCTCGGCAACATTCCAGCTCCAACATGGTCATCATGCTTATTGGCAACAAGAG TGACCTGGAGTCCCGGCGGGATGTGCAGAAAGCAGAGGGAGAGGCCTTCGCGCGGGAACATGGGCTGGTCTTCATGGAGACCTCAGCCAAGACGTCCACCAACGTCGAGGAG GCCTTCATTGACACAGCCAAGGAAATCTACAGGAAGATTCAGCAGGGGCTCTTTGACGTCAACAATGAG GCGAATGGCATCAAGATCGGGCCCCAGCAGCCGtcgggggcagctcctggcgcCGGCTCTCGCCACAGCCCCCAGGGCTCAGGAGACAGCTCGGGCTGCTGTTGA
- the TOX4 gene encoding TOX high mobility group box family member 4 isoform X1, whose amino-acid sequence MEFPGGNDNYLAITGTAHPFLSGAETFHTPSLGDEEFEIPPISLDADPSLAVSDVVGHFDDLGDPSSAPDAGFSTQYGVQALDMPVGMNHSLMEQGGGLLAGGLAMDLDHSMGTQYSTNPPVTIDVPMSPGALMGHGQLTTIDQSELSSQLGLSLGGSSILPPAAQSPEERLSTTPSPTSSLQEDEPEEFRRQQVPAQKAAPVVLDVGRKQKPAKKQKKKKDPNEPQKPVSAYALFFRDTQAAIKGQNPNATFGEVSKIVASMWDSLGEEQKQVYKRKTEAAKKEYLKALAAYRAIQTAAETAELDLNPVPPPAAPQPAPAPAPAAPLPAPTPPAPSPVLESPPATPQPVPAPGNLCSPPPAQPSFTKIIIPKQMLPLSSQGGVVTVIPVTSVTSRGLQLGTGATQIVTRSVLQAAAAAAAAASSMQLPRLQPPPLQQMPPPQPPAQQVAVLQPPPPLQAMQQPALQQKVRLHLQQQPPPLQIKILPPPALQIQPVTLQPEEASPERPSPEPQGSPEPVEMITADVVPEVESPTQMDVELVSESPVGLSPRPRCVRSGCDNLPVSSSDWDNEYCSSECVVKHCRDVFLAWLASRNSNSSVVFVK is encoded by the exons ATGGAG TTCCCTGGAGGAAATGACAATTACCTGGCCATCACGGGTACGGCTCATCCCTTCCTGTCGGGGGCAGAG ACGTtccacacccccagcctgggggatgaggagtttgagaTCCCGCCCATCTCCCTGGACGCCGACCCCTCGCTGGCCGTCTCAGACGTGGTGGGGCACTTCGATGACCTGGGGGACCCCAGCAGCGCGCCCGATGCCGGCTTCTCCACCCAGTATGGCGTGCAGGCCCTCGACATGCCCGTGGGCATGAACCACAGCCTCATGGAGCAGGGCGGCGGGCTCCTGGCGGGGGGGCTGGCCATG gacctggATCACTCCATGGGCACCCAGTACAGCACCAACCCGCCCGTCACGATAGACGTGCCCATGAGCCCTGGGGCACTGATGGGGCACGGCCAGCTGACCACCATCGACCAGTCCgagctgagctcccagctgggcctgAGCCTGGGGGGCAGCTCCATCCTACCGCCCGCGGCCCAGTCGCCCGAGGAGCGGCTCTCCACCACGCCGTCCCCCACCAGCTCCCTGCAGGAGGACGAGCCCGAGGAGTTCAGACGG cagcaggtgccagCCCAGAAGGCTGCGCCGGTGGTGCTGGACGTGGGGCGGAAGCAGAAACCTGCCAAGaagcagaagaagaagaaggaccCAAATGAGCCGCAGAAACCAGTCTCGGCCTACGCCCTGTTCTTCCGTGACACACAGGCCGCCATCAAGGGCCAGAACCCTAACGCCACCTTCGGGGAGGTCTCCAAGATCGTGGCCTCCATGTGGGACAGCTTGGGCGAGGAGCAGAAACAG GTTTACAAGCGGAAGACGGAGGCGGCGAAGAAGGAGTATCTGAAGGCGCTGGCGGCCTATCGGGCTATCCAG ACGGCAGCCGAGACGGCGGAGCTGGACCTGAACCCAGtgccgcccccagcagctccccagccagcgccagctccagcccctgcgGCTCCCTTGCCggcccccacaccccctgccccctcgccAGTTCTCGAGTCCCCACCGGCCACCCCTCAGCCAGTGCCCGCCCCCGGGAACCTCTGCTcgccaccaccagcccagcccagcttcaCCAAGATCATCATCCCCAAGCAGATGCTACCCTTGTCCTCGCAGGGCGGGGTGGTCACTGTCATCCCCGTCACCTCTGTCACCtccagggggctgcagctgggcacgGGCGCCACCCAGATTGTCACCCGCTCTGTGCTGCAGGCTGCGGCGGCCGCTGCCGCGGCCGCCTCCTCCATGCAGctgccccggctccagcccccgcccctgcagcagatgcccccgccccagccccctgcccagcaggTCGCTGTCCTGCAGCCTCCGCCACCCCTGCAGGCCATGCAGCAGCCCGCCCTGCAGCAGAAGGTGCGGctccacctgcagcagcagcccccgcccctgcaGATCAAGATCCTGCCTCCGCCAGCCCTGCAGATCCAGCCTGTTACCCTGCAGCCCGAGGAGGCCAGTCCCGAgcggcccagcccagagccccagggctccccggAGCCTGTGGAGATGATCACGGCTGACGTGGTGCctgag GTGGAGTCCCCGACGCAGATGGATGTGGAGCTGGTGTCCGAGTCCCCTGTGGGGCTGTCGCCCCGTCCCCGCTGCGTGCGCTCCGGCTGCGACAACCTGCCCGTCAGCAGCAGCGACTGGGACAACGAGTACTGCAGCAGCGAGTGCGTCGTCAAGCACTGCAG GGATGTGTTCCTAGCCTGGCTGGCTTCTCGCAACTCCAACAGCAGCGTGGTCTTTGTGAAGTGA
- the RAB2B gene encoding ras-related protein Rab-2B isoform X3, with amino-acid sequence MSYAYLFKYIIIGDTGVGKSCLLLQFTDKRFQPVHDLTIGVEFGARMINIDSKQIKLQIWDTAGQESFRSITRSYYRGAAGALLVYDITRRETFNHLTSWLEDARQHSSSNMVIMLIGNKRPSLTQPRKSTGRFSRGSLTSTMRRMASRSGPSSRRGQLLAPALATAPRAQETARAAVEPRVDASAPGVGGHPRLPWG; translated from the exons ATGTCTTACGCCTATCTCTTCAAATACATCATCATCGGGGACACCG GTGTCGGGAAATCCTGTCTCCTGCTGCAGTTCACCGACAAGCGCTTCCAGCCCGTTCACGACCTGACCATCG GTGTGGAGTTCGGAGCTCGGATGATCAACATTGACAGCAAACAGATCAAGCTGCAGATCTGGGACACA GCTGGGCAGGAGTCTTTCCGTTCCATCACCCGCTCCTACTACCGTGGTGCAGCTGGAGCACTGCTGGTCTATGACATCACCAG GCGGGAGACCTTTAACCACCTGACCTCGTGGCTGGAGGACGCTCGGCAACATTCCAGCTCCAACATGGTCATCATGCTTATTGGCAACAAGAG GCCTTCATTGACACAGCCAAGGAAATCTACAGGAAGATTCAGCAGGGGCTCTTTGACGTCAACAATGAG GCGAATGGCATCAAGATCGGGCCCCAGCAGCCGtcgggggcagctcctggcgcCGGCTCTCGCCACAGCCCCCAGGGCTCAGGAGACAGCTCGGGCTGCTGTTGAGCCCCGCGTTGATGCCagtgcccctggagtggggggtcACCCTCGGCTcccctggggctga
- the TOX4 gene encoding TOX high mobility group box family member 4 isoform X2: MEFPGGNDNYLAITGTAHPFLSGAETFHTPSLGDEEFEIPPISLDADPSLAVSDVVGHFDDLGDPSSAPDAGFSTQYGVQALDMPVGMNHSLMEQGGGLLAGGLAMDLDHSMGTQYSTNPPVTIDVPMSPGALMGHGQLTTIDQSELSSQLGLSLGGSSILPPAAQSPEERLSTTPSPTSSLQEDEPEEFRRQVPAQKAAPVVLDVGRKQKPAKKQKKKKDPNEPQKPVSAYALFFRDTQAAIKGQNPNATFGEVSKIVASMWDSLGEEQKQVYKRKTEAAKKEYLKALAAYRAIQTAAETAELDLNPVPPPAAPQPAPAPAPAAPLPAPTPPAPSPVLESPPATPQPVPAPGNLCSPPPAQPSFTKIIIPKQMLPLSSQGGVVTVIPVTSVTSRGLQLGTGATQIVTRSVLQAAAAAAAAASSMQLPRLQPPPLQQMPPPQPPAQQVAVLQPPPPLQAMQQPALQQKVRLHLQQQPPPLQIKILPPPALQIQPVTLQPEEASPERPSPEPQGSPEPVEMITADVVPEVESPTQMDVELVSESPVGLSPRPRCVRSGCDNLPVSSSDWDNEYCSSECVVKHCRDVFLAWLASRNSNSSVVFVK, from the exons ATGGAG TTCCCTGGAGGAAATGACAATTACCTGGCCATCACGGGTACGGCTCATCCCTTCCTGTCGGGGGCAGAG ACGTtccacacccccagcctgggggatgaggagtttgagaTCCCGCCCATCTCCCTGGACGCCGACCCCTCGCTGGCCGTCTCAGACGTGGTGGGGCACTTCGATGACCTGGGGGACCCCAGCAGCGCGCCCGATGCCGGCTTCTCCACCCAGTATGGCGTGCAGGCCCTCGACATGCCCGTGGGCATGAACCACAGCCTCATGGAGCAGGGCGGCGGGCTCCTGGCGGGGGGGCTGGCCATG gacctggATCACTCCATGGGCACCCAGTACAGCACCAACCCGCCCGTCACGATAGACGTGCCCATGAGCCCTGGGGCACTGATGGGGCACGGCCAGCTGACCACCATCGACCAGTCCgagctgagctcccagctgggcctgAGCCTGGGGGGCAGCTCCATCCTACCGCCCGCGGCCCAGTCGCCCGAGGAGCGGCTCTCCACCACGCCGTCCCCCACCAGCTCCCTGCAGGAGGACGAGCCCGAGGAGTTCAGACGG caggtgccagCCCAGAAGGCTGCGCCGGTGGTGCTGGACGTGGGGCGGAAGCAGAAACCTGCCAAGaagcagaagaagaagaaggaccCAAATGAGCCGCAGAAACCAGTCTCGGCCTACGCCCTGTTCTTCCGTGACACACAGGCCGCCATCAAGGGCCAGAACCCTAACGCCACCTTCGGGGAGGTCTCCAAGATCGTGGCCTCCATGTGGGACAGCTTGGGCGAGGAGCAGAAACAG GTTTACAAGCGGAAGACGGAGGCGGCGAAGAAGGAGTATCTGAAGGCGCTGGCGGCCTATCGGGCTATCCAG ACGGCAGCCGAGACGGCGGAGCTGGACCTGAACCCAGtgccgcccccagcagctccccagccagcgccagctccagcccctgcgGCTCCCTTGCCggcccccacaccccctgccccctcgccAGTTCTCGAGTCCCCACCGGCCACCCCTCAGCCAGTGCCCGCCCCCGGGAACCTCTGCTcgccaccaccagcccagcccagcttcaCCAAGATCATCATCCCCAAGCAGATGCTACCCTTGTCCTCGCAGGGCGGGGTGGTCACTGTCATCCCCGTCACCTCTGTCACCtccagggggctgcagctgggcacgGGCGCCACCCAGATTGTCACCCGCTCTGTGCTGCAGGCTGCGGCGGCCGCTGCCGCGGCCGCCTCCTCCATGCAGctgccccggctccagcccccgcccctgcagcagatgcccccgccccagccccctgcccagcaggTCGCTGTCCTGCAGCCTCCGCCACCCCTGCAGGCCATGCAGCAGCCCGCCCTGCAGCAGAAGGTGCGGctccacctgcagcagcagcccccgcccctgcaGATCAAGATCCTGCCTCCGCCAGCCCTGCAGATCCAGCCTGTTACCCTGCAGCCCGAGGAGGCCAGTCCCGAgcggcccagcccagagccccagggctccccggAGCCTGTGGAGATGATCACGGCTGACGTGGTGCctgag GTGGAGTCCCCGACGCAGATGGATGTGGAGCTGGTGTCCGAGTCCCCTGTGGGGCTGTCGCCCCGTCCCCGCTGCGTGCGCTCCGGCTGCGACAACCTGCCCGTCAGCAGCAGCGACTGGGACAACGAGTACTGCAGCAGCGAGTGCGTCGTCAAGCACTGCAG GGATGTGTTCCTAGCCTGGCTGGCTTCTCGCAACTCCAACAGCAGCGTGGTCTTTGTGAAGTGA
- the RAB2B gene encoding ras-related protein Rab-2B isoform X1 has translation MSYAYLFKYIIIGDTGVGKSCLLLQFTDKRFQPVHDLTIGVEFGARMINIDSKQIKLQIWDTAGQESFRSITRSYYRGAAGALLVYDITRRETFNHLTSWLEDARQHSSSNMVIMLIGNKSDLESRRDVQKAEGEAFAREHGLVFMETSAKTSTNVEEAFIDTAKEIYRKIQQGLFDVNNEANGIKIGPQQPSGAAPGAGSRHSPQGSGDSSGCC, from the exons ATGTCTTACGCCTATCTCTTCAAATACATCATCATCGGGGACACCG GTGTCGGGAAATCCTGTCTCCTGCTGCAGTTCACCGACAAGCGCTTCCAGCCCGTTCACGACCTGACCATCG GTGTGGAGTTCGGAGCTCGGATGATCAACATTGACAGCAAACAGATCAAGCTGCAGATCTGGGACACA GCTGGGCAGGAGTCTTTCCGTTCCATCACCCGCTCCTACTACCGTGGTGCAGCTGGAGCACTGCTGGTCTATGACATCACCAG GCGGGAGACCTTTAACCACCTGACCTCGTGGCTGGAGGACGCTCGGCAACATTCCAGCTCCAACATGGTCATCATGCTTATTGGCAACAAGAG TGACCTGGAGTCCCGGCGGGATGTGCAGAAAGCAGAGGGAGAGGCCTTCGCGCGGGAACATGGGCTGGTCTTCATGGAGACCTCAGCCAAGACGTCCACCAACGTCGAGGAG GCCTTCATTGACACAGCCAAGGAAATCTACAGGAAGATTCAGCAGGGGCTCTTTGACGTCAACAATGAG GCGAATGGCATCAAGATCGGGCCCCAGCAGCCGtcgggggcagctcctggcgcCGGCTCTCGCCACAGCCCCCAGGGCTCAGGAGACAGCTCGGGCTGCTGTTGA
- the RAB2B gene encoding ras-related protein Rab-2B isoform X4, with translation MINIDSKQIKLQIWDTAGQESFRSITRSYYRGAAGALLVYDITRRETFNHLTSWLEDARQHSSSNMVIMLIGNKSDLESRRDVQKAEGEAFAREHGLVFMETSAKTSTNVEEAFIDTAKEIYRKIQQGLFDVNNEANGIKIGPQQPSGAAPGAGSRHSPQGSGDSSGCC, from the exons ATGATCAACATTGACAGCAAACAGATCAAGCTGCAGATCTGGGACACA GCTGGGCAGGAGTCTTTCCGTTCCATCACCCGCTCCTACTACCGTGGTGCAGCTGGAGCACTGCTGGTCTATGACATCACCAG GCGGGAGACCTTTAACCACCTGACCTCGTGGCTGGAGGACGCTCGGCAACATTCCAGCTCCAACATGGTCATCATGCTTATTGGCAACAAGAG TGACCTGGAGTCCCGGCGGGATGTGCAGAAAGCAGAGGGAGAGGCCTTCGCGCGGGAACATGGGCTGGTCTTCATGGAGACCTCAGCCAAGACGTCCACCAACGTCGAGGAG GCCTTCATTGACACAGCCAAGGAAATCTACAGGAAGATTCAGCAGGGGCTCTTTGACGTCAACAATGAG GCGAATGGCATCAAGATCGGGCCCCAGCAGCCGtcgggggcagctcctggcgcCGGCTCTCGCCACAGCCCCCAGGGCTCAGGAGACAGCTCGGGCTGCTGTTGA